A window of the Puniceicoccus vermicola genome harbors these coding sequences:
- the floA gene encoding flotillin-like protein FloA (flotillin-like protein involved in membrane lipid rafts) — MNSLTFLAEIPWPMVGAGVLVVIALILVYILISFFNVWLKAYLAGAPVSIFTLVAMKLRSVDYKLVTDARITASKAGIEISTDEIEAHYLAEGNIIHTVQALIAADKAAIALDWTRACAIDLATKGTGKSVVEAVRTSINPKVIDCPDPNAGRRSIDGVAKDGIQVKARARVTVRSNLDRYVGSALEETIIARVGEGIVTTIGSADTYKTVLESPDSISKVVLQRGLDVGTAFEILSIDIADVDVGENIGAKLQVAQAEANKNMAQAQAEIRRAAAVALEQEMKAKVQEMQAKLVEAQSKVPMAIADALREGNLGVMDYYRLNNIQADTKMRETISKDDEDTPEIPGQS, encoded by the coding sequence ATGAACTCCCTGACCTTCCTCGCAGAAATCCCTTGGCCCATGGTCGGCGCCGGCGTCCTCGTCGTCATCGCCCTGATCCTCGTGTACATCCTCATTTCTTTCTTCAACGTCTGGTTGAAGGCTTACCTTGCCGGAGCCCCGGTCAGCATCTTCACCCTCGTGGCCATGAAGCTGCGCTCGGTCGACTACAAGCTGGTCACGGATGCCCGGATCACCGCTTCCAAGGCGGGGATTGAGATCAGCACCGACGAGATCGAAGCCCACTACCTCGCCGAAGGGAATATCATTCATACAGTCCAGGCCCTTATCGCCGCCGACAAGGCCGCGATCGCTCTCGACTGGACACGCGCCTGCGCCATCGACCTGGCCACCAAAGGAACCGGCAAGTCCGTCGTCGAAGCGGTCCGCACATCGATCAACCCGAAAGTGATCGACTGCCCGGATCCGAACGCCGGACGCCGCAGCATCGACGGGGTCGCCAAAGACGGGATTCAGGTCAAAGCCCGTGCCCGAGTGACGGTCCGCTCCAACCTCGACCGCTACGTGGGAAGCGCCCTCGAAGAAACGATCATCGCCCGTGTCGGGGAAGGGATCGTGACCACCATCGGTTCAGCCGACACTTATAAAACCGTGCTCGAAAGCCCGGACTCCATCTCCAAGGTCGTTCTGCAACGTGGATTGGACGTAGGCACCGCCTTTGAAATTCTTTCCATCGATATCGCCGACGTCGACGTCGGTGAAAACATTGGGGCAAAGCTGCAAGTTGCCCAAGCCGAGGCCAACAAGAACATGGCCCAAGCCCAAGCGGAAATCCGTCGCGCAGCCGCCGTTGCCCTTGAGCAGGAAATGAAGGCCAAGGTGCAGGAGATGCAGGCCAAACTCGTCGAAGCCCAATCCAAGGTCCCGATGGCCATCGCCGATGCCCTCCGCGAAGGCAACCTCGGCGTCATGGACTACTACCGTCTCAACAATATCCAAGCGGATACCAAGATGCGGGAAACCATCTCCAAAGACGATGAAGACACTCCGGAAATCCCCGGTCAGAGCTAA